In one Methylobacterium sp. SyP6R genomic region, the following are encoded:
- the paaK gene encoding phenylacetate--CoA ligase PaaK: MLQIAPRKLTRMVPEAAELDRFETASRADLAAWQREKLRETLHHAYANVPHYRAAFDAAGVHPRDFQDLPDLARFPFTAKADLRANYPFGMFAVPREQVSRIHASSGTTGKPTVVGYTRADIDIWADVVARSIRAAGGRPGMLVHVAYGYGLFTGGLGAHYGAERLGCTVIPMSGGMTERQVQLIQDFRPDIIMVTPSYMLAILDEFRRQGLDPRASSLKVGIFGAEPWTNAMRQEIEEAFDLHAVDIYGLSEVMGPGVASECVETKDGLHIWEDHFYPEIVDPRTGAVLPDGEEGELVFTSLTKQAMPVIRYRTRDLTRLLPGTARAMRRMEKITGRSDDMMIVRGVNVFPSQIEEKILTIPALSAHYQVVLARDGRMDTMTIRVEARPEADIADLREAAADRLCQAVKDTIGVTTTVEVLPPGGIERSLGKARRVIDQRPRESRQNQ; the protein is encoded by the coding sequence ATGCTCCAGATCGCCCCCCGCAAGCTCACCCGCATGGTCCCGGAGGCCGCCGAGCTCGACCGGTTCGAGACCGCCTCGCGGGCCGACCTCGCCGCCTGGCAGCGCGAGAAGCTGCGCGAGACCCTGCACCACGCCTACGCCAACGTGCCGCATTACCGTGCCGCCTTCGACGCAGCCGGCGTGCACCCGCGCGACTTCCAGGATCTCCCCGACCTCGCCCGCTTCCCCTTCACCGCCAAGGCGGATCTCCGGGCGAACTACCCATTCGGGATGTTCGCGGTGCCGCGCGAGCAGGTGTCGCGCATCCACGCGTCATCCGGCACCACCGGCAAGCCGACGGTGGTCGGCTACACCCGGGCCGACATCGACATCTGGGCCGACGTGGTGGCGCGCTCGATCCGCGCCGCTGGCGGGCGGCCCGGGATGCTGGTTCACGTCGCCTACGGCTACGGCCTGTTCACCGGGGGATTGGGCGCCCATTACGGTGCCGAGCGCCTCGGCTGCACGGTGATCCCGATGTCGGGCGGCATGACCGAGCGCCAGGTCCAGCTGATCCAGGATTTCCGGCCCGACATCATCATGGTGACGCCGTCCTACATGCTGGCGATCCTCGACGAGTTCCGCCGCCAGGGGCTCGACCCGCGGGCCTCCTCGCTCAAGGTCGGCATCTTCGGGGCCGAGCCCTGGACCAACGCCATGCGCCAGGAGATCGAGGAGGCGTTCGACCTCCACGCCGTCGACATCTACGGCCTGTCCGAGGTGATGGGACCGGGGGTGGCGAGCGAGTGCGTCGAGACCAAGGACGGCCTGCACATCTGGGAGGACCACTTCTACCCGGAGATCGTCGATCCGCGCACCGGCGCGGTCCTGCCGGACGGGGAGGAGGGGGAACTGGTCTTCACCTCGCTCACCAAGCAGGCGATGCCGGTGATCCGCTACCGCACCCGCGACCTGACCCGGCTGCTCCCCGGCACCGCCCGGGCGATGCGGCGGATGGAGAAGATCACCGGCCGCTCCGACGACATGATGATCGTGCGCGGGGTCAACGTCTTTCCGAGCCAGATCGAGGAGAAGATCCTGACGATCCCGGCGCTCTCGGCGCATTACCAGGTGGTGCTGGCCCGCGACGGCCGGATGGACACCATGACGATCCGCGTCGAGGCGCGGCCGGAGGCCGACATCGCGGACTTGCGCGAGGCGGCGGCCGACCGGCTCTGCCAGGCGGTCAAGGACACGATCGGCGTCACCACGACGGTCGAGGTGCTGCCGCCGGGGGGAATCGAGCGCTCGCTGGGCAAGGCCCGCCGGGTCATCGACCAGCGCCCGCGCGAGTCACGACAGAACCAGTAG
- a CDS encoding TetR/AcrR family transcriptional regulator: MARTRASDYDDKRRAILDRSAELFAAHGYDRASMSRIAEACGVSKANLYHYYRDKDEILFDVIRLHLEELLEAVEAADRPGLAPEPRLRGLAEALLEAYRDADAQHKVQINHLGLLPPERQAELKASERELVRLFSEAIAGVAPHLAGTPLLKPVTMSFFGMVNWHYLWFKPGAGLTRADYADLVTRLIAEGARGIVGERSPEVRVAG; the protein is encoded by the coding sequence ATGGCCCGCACCCGCGCCAGCGACTACGACGACAAGCGCCGGGCGATCCTCGATCGCTCGGCCGAACTCTTTGCCGCCCACGGCTACGACCGCGCCTCGATGAGCCGGATCGCCGAGGCCTGCGGCGTCTCGAAGGCGAACCTGTATCACTACTATCGCGACAAGGACGAGATCCTGTTCGACGTGATCCGGCTCCACCTGGAGGAGCTGCTGGAAGCCGTCGAGGCCGCCGACCGTCCGGGCCTCGCGCCGGAGCCGCGCCTGCGCGGCCTCGCCGAGGCGCTGCTCGAGGCCTACCGGGATGCCGACGCCCAGCACAAGGTGCAGATCAACCATCTCGGCCTGCTCCCGCCCGAGCGGCAGGCGGAGCTGAAGGCGAGCGAGCGCGAGCTGGTGCGGCTGTTCTCCGAGGCGATCGCCGGGGTGGCGCCACACCTCGCCGGGACGCCCTTGCTCAAGCCGGTGACCATGTCGTTCTTCGGCATGGTCAACTGGCACTATCTCTGGTTCAAGCCCGGCGCCGGGCTGACCCGGGCGGATTACGCCGATCTCGTCACCCGGCTGATCGCCGAGGGGGCGCGGGGGATCGTGGGGGAACGGTCACCGGAGGTGCGGGTGGCGGGGTGA
- a CDS encoding ABC transporter substrate-binding protein produces MRRIVWALALIGPLLAGTVLAGPVLAQPIKIGVTIAKTGPAASLGIPQANTMTLLPTEIGGQKVEWIVLDDATDTTKGVANARKLASDDKVDAIVGSSVTPVSLAMVEVAAEAKVPMISLAASSKIVAPMDDKRRWVFKAPQNDGLMAEAIATHMAKAGVKSVGFIGFNDAYGDGWLAEITPRLEAKGIKLAATERYARTDTSVTGQVLKVMAARPDAVLIAGSGTPAALPQKTLKERGYAGKYYQTHGVANADFLRVGGKDLEGTVLPAGPLLVAEQLPESNPVRKVALDYTRAYEAKFGAGSLATFGGHAYDAEVLLANAIPVALKTAKPGTPEFRSALRDAIEGLKDVVYTNGVVNMTPTDHVGQDDRARVMVTIENGKWKLLSATN; encoded by the coding sequence ATGAGGCGCATCGTCTGGGCGCTCGCCCTTATCGGCCCTCTTCTGGCCGGCACCGTTCTGGCCGGACCCGTGCTGGCACAGCCGATCAAGATCGGCGTCACCATCGCCAAGACCGGCCCGGCGGCCTCGCTGGGCATCCCGCAGGCCAACACCATGACGCTGCTGCCGACCGAGATCGGCGGCCAGAAGGTCGAGTGGATCGTCCTCGACGATGCCACCGACACCACCAAGGGCGTCGCCAACGCGCGCAAGCTCGCGAGCGATGACAAGGTCGACGCCATCGTCGGCTCCTCGGTGACGCCGGTCTCGCTCGCCATGGTCGAGGTCGCGGCCGAGGCCAAGGTGCCGATGATCAGCCTGGCGGCCTCGTCCAAGATCGTCGCTCCCATGGACGACAAGCGCCGCTGGGTGTTCAAGGCGCCGCAGAACGACGGCCTGATGGCCGAGGCGATCGCCACACACATGGCCAAGGCGGGGGTGAAGTCGGTCGGCTTCATCGGCTTCAACGACGCCTATGGCGACGGCTGGCTCGCCGAGATCACCCCGCGGCTCGAGGCCAAGGGCATCAAGCTCGCCGCGACCGAGCGCTACGCCCGCACCGATACCAGCGTCACCGGCCAGGTGCTGAAGGTGATGGCGGCGCGTCCCGACGCGGTGCTGATCGCCGGTTCGGGCACGCCCGCGGCGCTGCCGCAGAAGACGCTCAAGGAGCGCGGCTACGCCGGCAAGTACTACCAGACCCACGGCGTCGCCAATGCCGACTTCCTGCGCGTCGGCGGCAAGGACCTGGAAGGCACGGTGCTGCCCGCCGGCCCGCTGCTCGTCGCCGAGCAGCTTCCCGAATCGAACCCGGTGCGCAAGGTCGCCCTCGACTACACCAGGGCCTACGAGGCGAAATTCGGGGCGGGCTCGCTCGCGACCTTCGGCGGCCACGCCTACGATGCCGAGGTGCTGCTGGCGAACGCGATCCCGGTGGCGCTCAAGACCGCCAAGCCGGGTACCCCTGAGTTCCGTTCGGCGCTCCGCGACGCGATCGAGGGCTTGAAGGACGTCGTCTACACCAACGGCGTCGTCAACATGACCCCTACCGACCATGTCGGCCAGGACGACCGCGCCCGCGTGATGGTGACGATCGAGAACGGCAAGTGGAAGCTGTTGTCGGCGACGAATTGA
- a CDS encoding branched-chain amino acid ABC transporter permease, producing the protein MDATILLLLLQDGVVNGAIYALIALSLVLVFTVTRVILIPQGEFVAYGALTLASLEAGTLPGTVPLLLGLGGLAFLADCAEGRHTLDRRTLLRLALRDLALPALVAAAAWILAPMKPGLLVEILVTLAIVTPMGGFMHAVAFRPLAHASVLVLLIASVGVHLALTGLGLVFFGAEGSRTPPLSEASFPAGPLLISGQSLWMIGLTLAIIVGLWLFFSRTLLGKALIATAVNRLGARLMGIAPSLAGRLSFSVAAFIGALSGVLIAPLTTVYYDTGFLIGLKGFVAAIIGGLASYPAAAAAAILVGIIESVASFEASAFKEVIVFMAIIPVLLWRSLRSAPIEDEE; encoded by the coding sequence GTGGACGCCACGATCCTCCTTCTCCTCCTCCAGGACGGCGTCGTGAACGGCGCGATCTACGCGCTGATCGCCCTGTCGCTGGTCCTGGTCTTCACCGTCACCCGGGTGATCCTGATCCCGCAGGGCGAGTTCGTCGCCTACGGGGCGCTGACGCTGGCGAGCCTGGAGGCCGGCACCCTGCCGGGCACCGTGCCGCTGCTCCTCGGCCTCGGCGGCCTCGCCTTCCTGGCCGATTGCGCGGAGGGCCGCCACACCCTCGACCGGCGGACGTTGCTGCGCCTCGCGCTCCGGGACCTTGCGCTCCCGGCCCTCGTCGCCGCCGCGGCCTGGATCCTGGCGCCGATGAAGCCGGGGCTCCTCGTCGAGATCCTGGTGACGCTGGCCATCGTGACCCCGATGGGCGGCTTCATGCACGCGGTGGCGTTCCGGCCGCTCGCCCATGCCTCGGTGCTGGTGCTGCTGATCGCCTCGGTCGGCGTCCATCTGGCGCTGACGGGCCTCGGCCTCGTCTTCTTCGGCGCGGAGGGCTCGCGCACCCCGCCGCTGTCGGAGGCCTCGTTCCCGGCCGGGCCCCTGCTCATCAGCGGGCAGTCGCTGTGGATGATCGGCCTGACGCTGGCGATCATCGTCGGGCTGTGGCTGTTCTTCTCGCGCACGCTGCTCGGCAAGGCGCTGATCGCCACCGCGGTCAACCGGCTCGGGGCCCGGCTGATGGGCATCGCGCCCTCGCTCGCCGGCCGGCTCAGCTTCTCGGTCGCGGCCTTCATCGGGGCGCTCTCGGGCGTGCTGATCGCGCCGCTGACCACGGTCTATTACGACACCGGCTTCCTCATCGGCCTCAAGGGCTTCGTCGCGGCGATCATCGGCGGGCTCGCGAGCTATCCGGCGGCGGCGGCCGCGGCGATCCTCGTCGGCATCATCGAATCCGTCGCCTCGTTCGAGGCCAGCGCCTTCAAGGAGGTGATCGTGTTCATGGCGATCATCCCGGTCCTGCTCTGGCGCTCCCTGCGCTCGGCCCCGATCGAGGACGAAGAGTAA
- a CDS encoding branched-chain amino acid ABC transporter ATP-binding protein/permease: MPARLTPTGILAGLTALAVVALPFLPGVPPFWLTLLTYAGLSAIVVTGLVVLTGVAGITSFGQAMFVGISAYATALLTTQGGLSPWLSLPVALLLSGIAAWVIGAITLRLSGHYLPLGTIAWNISFFYVLGNTDALGRYDGLTGLPPITILGYPVLGGGEALLLTWGFLGICLWLTHRLLRSRTGRAIRALKGGVVAAESFGVDTARVKIVAFVYAAVLAALSGWLYAHIQRAINPTPFGINAGIEYLLMAVIGGAGSIGGGVFGAVLVTVLKDQLQNVLPLVFGSQGNFEAIVFGVLLVLMLQRAPDGLWPLIVRRTVSGPPDRGPAAEPLAPRPAAAAGTVLLEAANLRKTFGGLVAVNDIGFSVEAGEVVALIGPNGAGKSTTFNLVTGVARLTSGAVRLGGREVTGLPARRIARLGCARTFQHVKLVAGMSVIENVALGAHLRGSAGPVRGALGLDAAEEAALFAEAESQLARVGLSACRDLPAGSLALGQQRIVEIARALCLGPQLLLLDEPAAGLRHQEKQALGDLLRRLRQEGLGILLVEHDMDFVMGLADGLVVMNFGAKLCEGAPATVRRDPAVVEAYLGSAA, encoded by the coding sequence ATGCCCGCCCGCCTCACGCCCACCGGCATTCTGGCCGGCCTGACTGCGCTGGCCGTCGTCGCCCTGCCGTTCCTGCCCGGCGTGCCGCCGTTCTGGCTCACGCTGCTCACCTATGCCGGCCTCTCGGCGATCGTGGTCACCGGCCTCGTCGTGCTCACCGGGGTCGCGGGCATCACCTCCTTCGGGCAGGCGATGTTCGTCGGCATCAGCGCCTACGCGACAGCGCTCCTGACCACCCAAGGAGGGCTGTCGCCCTGGCTGTCGCTGCCGGTGGCGCTGCTGCTGTCGGGCATCGCCGCCTGGGTCATCGGCGCGATCACCCTGCGCCTGTCGGGCCATTACCTGCCGCTCGGCACGATCGCCTGGAACATCTCGTTCTTCTACGTGCTCGGCAACACCGACGCGCTCGGCCGCTACGACGGCCTGACCGGCCTGCCACCGATCACGATCCTCGGCTATCCCGTCCTCGGCGGGGGCGAGGCGCTGCTCCTCACCTGGGGGTTCCTCGGGATCTGCCTCTGGCTCACCCACCGCCTGCTGCGCTCGCGCACCGGCCGGGCGATCCGGGCGCTGAAGGGCGGGGTCGTCGCGGCGGAATCCTTCGGGGTCGACACGGCGCGGGTGAAGATCGTCGCCTTCGTCTATGCGGCGGTGCTGGCGGCGCTCTCGGGCTGGCTCTACGCCCATATCCAGCGCGCCATCAACCCGACGCCGTTCGGCATCAATGCCGGCATCGAGTACCTGCTGATGGCGGTGATCGGCGGGGCCGGCTCGATCGGCGGCGGCGTGTTCGGCGCCGTGCTGGTGACGGTGCTGAAGGACCAGCTCCAGAACGTGCTGCCGCTGGTCTTCGGCAGTCAGGGCAACTTCGAGGCGATCGTGTTCGGGGTGCTGCTGGTGCTGATGCTCCAGCGCGCACCCGACGGGTTGTGGCCGCTGATCGTCCGCCGCACGGTCTCGGGGCCGCCGGATCGCGGGCCGGCCGCGGAGCCCCTGGCGCCGCGCCCGGCCGCCGCCGCCGGCACGGTCCTGCTGGAGGCCGCGAACCTCAGAAAAACCTTCGGCGGCCTCGTCGCGGTCAACGACATCGGCTTTTCGGTCGAGGCCGGCGAGGTGGTGGCACTGATCGGACCGAACGGGGCGGGCAAGAGCACCACCTTCAACCTCGTCACCGGCGTCGCGCGGCTGACCTCCGGGGCGGTCCGGCTCGGGGGCCGCGAGGTGACCGGCCTGCCGGCCCGGCGCATCGCCCGGCTCGGCTGCGCCCGCACCTTCCAGCACGTCAAGCTCGTCGCCGGCATGTCGGTGATCGAGAACGTGGCGCTGGGCGCTCACCTGCGCGGCTCCGCCGGTCCGGTCCGCGGCGCGCTCGGCCTCGATGCGGCCGAAGAAGCCGCGCTCTTCGCCGAGGCCGAGAGCCAGCTCGCCCGGGTGGGGCTTTCCGCCTGCCGCGACCTGCCGGCGGGCAGCCTGGCGCTGGGCCAGCAGCGCATCGTCGAGATCGCCCGGGCGCTCTGCCTCGGCCCCCAGCTCCTCCTCCTCGACGAGCCGGCCGCCGGGCTTCGCCACCAGGAGAAGCAGGCGCTCGGCGACCTGCTGCGCCGCCTGCGCCAGGAAGGCCTCGGCATCCTGCTCGTCGAGCACGACATGGATTTCGTGATGGGGCTCGCCGACGGGCTGGTGGTGATGAATTTCGGCGCCAAGCTGTGCGAGGGCGCGCCCGCCACCGTGCGCCGCGATCCGGCGGTGGTCGAGGCCTATCTGGGGAGCGCCGCATGA
- the paaI gene encoding hydroxyphenylacetyl-CoA thioesterase PaaI: protein MWAEDRASQGLGMRLDHVGPGEAVLSMRVRDDMTNGHGSCHGGFIFALADSAFAFACNAYDQRAVAQACAVTFLRPGKRGEVLTARAVERVREGRSGITDVTVTDAEGHVVAEFRGHSRTVPGTVRAGEGGAVPSARSEPG, encoded by the coding sequence ATGTGGGCGGAGGACCGGGCGAGCCAGGGACTCGGCATGCGCCTCGACCATGTCGGCCCGGGCGAGGCGGTCCTGTCGATGCGGGTGCGCGACGACATGACGAACGGCCACGGCTCGTGCCACGGCGGCTTCATCTTCGCGCTGGCCGATTCGGCCTTCGCCTTCGCGTGCAACGCCTACGATCAGCGGGCGGTGGCGCAAGCCTGCGCCGTCACCTTCCTGCGGCCGGGGAAGCGCGGCGAGGTGCTGACGGCGCGGGCCGTCGAGCGGGTGCGCGAGGGGCGCTCCGGCATCACCGACGTGACGGTGACCGATGCGGAGGGCCACGTGGTGGCGGAGTTCCGCGGGCATTCGCGGACCGTGCCGGGGACGGTGCGGGCGGGGGAGGGTGGGGCTGTGCCGTCTGCCCGGTCGGAGCCTGGCTGA
- a CDS encoding ComEC/Rec2 family competence protein → MAGPRAGTGVVVRGFRALPAPVLLLPALGGWVSGSLAAEAAQRRLFPWLAVAFGAGALLFLTVADGPVFLAAPFGVGLALAGAAFACRARAVAPAILLAAAFLSLGFAAAATRTMSVAAPVLARTVIAPLHGFVEALEEREEGARLVVRVTRLGEMAAPERPTRVRVSYRRADGIKPGDYIEAKARLLPPPEPARPGGYDFARDAYFRGIGAVGSLLGQAAIKPPPEPAPLSLRLAAGLDEARNALTRRIAESNGGQAGAVAAALVTGKRGLIDQPTNDALRAAGIYHVVSISGLHMVLAAGVVFWLARALLALGPGLALSWPIKKIAAAFAMVGVTGYCAFSGWDLAAERSLVMTLVMLGAILVDRPALSLRNLALAALISLAREPEGLLGPSFQMSFGAVAGLIACARLIDGRLWNPEGAGPITRALAWCLATVIGTLATTLVAQIATAPFATYHFQTVQPFGLVGNALTLPLVSLVVMPAAVLGILATPFALDRPVWWTMGLAVRGMIDISAWIEGFDRATLVLPAFGPGALGLMTVALLLLVLPVSGLRWLGLIPGLLGIALAASPVRPDLYVDREGGGAALRGADGRLVVLGKPPAFGLEQWLKADGDGRSREDPGLSAGARCDKLGCVGHGPGGVSVALVRDKRAFPEDCARATVVISRLEAPPGCAAKHVLDRIFLAAHGATTLRFTAEGAVIETAKRPGETRPWRPAPVVKAAGPPAPPVPGPAPRPAPAPPEGEAEEGQGEP, encoded by the coding sequence ATGGCGGGGCCGAGGGCAGGGACGGGAGTCGTGGTGCGCGGTTTCCGCGCGCTGCCGGCGCCCGTTCTCTTGCTGCCGGCGCTCGGCGGCTGGGTCTCGGGCAGCCTCGCCGCGGAGGCCGCCCAGCGCCGGCTGTTCCCCTGGCTGGCGGTGGCCTTCGGGGCCGGGGCGCTCCTGTTCCTCACCGTGGCGGACGGCCCGGTTTTTCTCGCCGCCCCGTTCGGTGTCGGCCTCGCGCTCGCCGGGGCCGCCTTCGCCTGCCGGGCGCGGGCGGTGGCGCCGGCCATCCTGCTCGCCGCCGCCTTCCTGTCCCTCGGCTTCGCCGCCGCGGCCACACGCACGATGAGCGTCGCCGCGCCGGTGCTCGCCCGCACGGTGATCGCGCCGCTCCACGGCTTCGTCGAGGCGCTGGAGGAGCGCGAGGAGGGGGCGCGGCTGGTGGTGCGGGTCACGCGGCTCGGCGAGATGGCGGCACCTGAGCGCCCGACCCGGGTGCGGGTCTCCTATCGCCGCGCCGACGGCATCAAGCCCGGCGACTACATCGAGGCCAAGGCGCGGCTGCTGCCCCCGCCGGAGCCGGCGCGGCCGGGCGGCTATGATTTCGCCCGCGACGCCTACTTTCGCGGGATCGGCGCCGTCGGCTCGCTGCTCGGGCAAGCGGCCATCAAACCGCCGCCCGAGCCGGCGCCGCTCTCCCTGCGCCTCGCCGCCGGCCTCGACGAGGCGCGCAACGCGCTCACCCGCCGCATCGCCGAGTCGAACGGGGGGCAGGCGGGGGCGGTGGCGGCGGCCCTCGTCACCGGCAAGCGCGGCCTCATCGACCAGCCCACCAACGACGCCCTGCGGGCGGCCGGGATCTACCACGTCGTTTCGATCTCCGGTCTCCACATGGTGCTGGCCGCCGGCGTGGTGTTCTGGCTCGCCCGGGCGCTCCTCGCCTTAGGCCCGGGGCTGGCGCTCTCCTGGCCGATCAAGAAGATCGCCGCCGCCTTCGCGATGGTCGGGGTCACCGGCTACTGCGCCTTCTCGGGCTGGGACCTCGCCGCCGAGCGCTCGCTGGTGATGACCCTGGTGATGCTGGGCGCGATCTTGGTCGACCGGCCGGCGCTCAGCCTGCGCAACCTGGCGCTGGCGGCGCTGATCTCGCTCGCCCGCGAGCCGGAAGGTCTCCTGGGCCCGAGCTTCCAGATGTCGTTCGGGGCGGTGGCCGGGCTCATCGCCTGCGCCCGGCTGATCGACGGACGGCTCTGGAACCCGGAAGGCGCCGGGCCGATCACCCGGGCGCTCGCCTGGTGCCTCGCCACGGTGATCGGCACGCTCGCCACCACGCTCGTCGCGCAGATCGCTACCGCACCCTTCGCCACCTACCACTTCCAGACCGTCCAGCCCTTCGGCCTCGTCGGCAACGCCCTGACCCTGCCGCTCGTCTCGCTGGTGGTGATGCCGGCAGCCGTGCTCGGCATCCTGGCCACCCCCTTCGCCCTCGACCGGCCGGTCTGGTGGACGATGGGGCTGGCCGTGCGCGGGATGATCGACATCTCGGCCTGGATCGAGGGCTTCGATCGCGCCACCCTCGTGCTGCCGGCCTTCGGCCCGGGCGCGCTCGGGCTGATGACGGTGGCGTTGCTGCTGCTGGTGCTGCCGGTCTCAGGGCTACGCTGGCTCGGCCTCATTCCCGGACTTCTCGGCATCGCACTCGCCGCGAGCCCGGTGCGGCCGGACCTCTATGTCGACCGCGAGGGCGGCGGCGCGGCCCTGCGCGGGGCCGACGGCCGCCTCGTGGTGTTGGGCAAGCCCCCCGCCTTCGGGCTCGAGCAATGGCTGAAGGCCGACGGCGACGGCCGCTCCCGCGAGGACCCCGGACTGAGTGCCGGCGCCCGCTGCGACAAGCTCGGCTGCGTCGGCCACGGGCCCGGCGGCGTGAGCGTGGCGCTGGTGCGCGACAAGCGCGCCTTCCCGGAGGATTGCGCCCGGGCGACCGTGGTGATCTCGCGCCTGGAGGCGCCGCCGGGTTGCGCCGCCAAGCACGTCCTCGACCGGATATTTCTCGCCGCGCACGGGGCGACGACCTTGCGCTTCACGGCGGAGGGAGCGGTGATCGAGACGGCCAAGCGGCCAGGCGAGACGCGGCCGTGGCGGCCGGCGCCCGTCGTGAAGGCGGCGGGACCGCCCGCCCCACCGGTGCCGGGTCCGGCGCCTCGCCCGGCGCCGGCTCCGCCGGAGGGTGAGGCGGAGGAGGGGCAGGGCGAGCCGTGA
- a CDS encoding ABC transporter ATP-binding protein, producing MTQAMLEAENLSVAYGKVEAVRGISLSVAPGRLVTVLGANGAGKTTLLNALMGVLPARGRILFEGSDLTRLPVEARVAQGLSLIPERRELFATMSVEDNLKLGAFRFRGKGGGGDIGEMYRLFPRLAERRRQHAGTLSGGERQMLAMARALMGRPRLLMLDEPSLGLAPLIVAEVMRTVARLRDEGVAILLVEQNARAALQIADHGYVLDGGRVVLQGDSRTLQGDARVVETYLGTLAVDEAPQGRAAAGR from the coding sequence ATGACGCAGGCCATGCTCGAAGCGGAGAACCTGTCGGTCGCCTACGGCAAGGTCGAGGCGGTGCGGGGCATCTCGCTCAGCGTCGCGCCCGGGCGGCTCGTCACGGTGCTGGGCGCCAACGGCGCCGGCAAGACCACGCTGCTGAACGCCCTGATGGGGGTGCTGCCGGCCCGCGGCCGCATCCTGTTCGAGGGGAGCGACCTGACGCGGCTGCCCGTCGAGGCGCGGGTGGCGCAGGGCCTGAGCCTGATCCCCGAGCGGCGCGAGCTGTTCGCCACGATGAGCGTCGAGGACAACCTGAAGCTCGGCGCCTTCCGGTTCCGCGGCAAAGGCGGCGGCGGCGACATCGGCGAGATGTACCGGCTCTTCCCCCGCCTCGCCGAGCGCCGGCGCCAGCACGCCGGCACGCTCTCGGGCGGCGAGCGCCAGATGCTCGCCATGGCCCGCGCCCTCATGGGCCGGCCGCGCCTGCTGATGCTCGACGAGCCGAGCCTCGGCCTCGCCCCGCTGATCGTCGCCGAGGTGATGCGCACGGTGGCGCGCCTGCGCGACGAAGGGGTGGCGATCCTCCTCGTCGAGCAGAACGCCCGCGCGGCGCTCCAGATCGCCGATCACGGCTACGTCCTCGACGGCGGCCGCGTCGTGCTCCAGGGCGACAGCCGCACGCTCCAGGGTGATGCCCGGGTGGTCGAGACCTATCTCGGCACGCTGGCGGTCGACGAGGCGCCGCAGGGGCGGGCTGCGGCAGGGCGTTGA
- the paaG gene encoding 2-(1,2-epoxy-1,2-dihydrophenyl)acetyl-CoA isomerase PaaG, protein MSETSETLVLTERHAGYRVLVLNRPDRLNAFNEPLHLALREALGAAAADPECRALILTGAGRGFCAGQDLSARNFAPDVVPDLSRTLAEFYNPLVKQIRDLPMPLICAVNGVAAGAGASLAFHGDLVLAARSAKFLQAFAKLGLIPDAGGTWLLPRLAGRARARGMALLAEPITAEQAEAWGMIWRVIDDADLMAEAHRLAAQLAQAPTYGLALIRRALDASETNDLDHQLQVESELQGEAGRSPDYREGVAAFLEKRPARFTGRKR, encoded by the coding sequence ATGAGCGAGACGAGCGAGACCTTGGTACTGACGGAGCGCCACGCGGGTTACCGCGTGCTGGTGCTCAACCGGCCCGACCGGCTCAACGCCTTCAACGAGCCGCTGCACCTCGCCCTCCGCGAGGCGCTCGGCGCCGCCGCCGCCGATCCGGAGTGCCGGGCGCTGATCCTCACCGGGGCGGGGCGCGGCTTCTGCGCCGGCCAGGACCTCTCGGCCCGCAACTTCGCGCCCGACGTCGTGCCGGACCTCTCCCGGACCCTCGCGGAATTCTACAACCCGCTGGTCAAGCAGATCCGCGACCTGCCGATGCCGCTGATCTGCGCCGTCAACGGCGTGGCGGCGGGGGCGGGCGCCAGCCTCGCCTTTCACGGCGACCTCGTGCTGGCCGCGCGCTCGGCCAAGTTCCTCCAGGCCTTCGCCAAGCTCGGGCTGATCCCGGATGCCGGCGGCACCTGGCTGCTGCCGCGCCTCGCCGGCCGGGCCCGGGCCCGCGGCATGGCGCTCCTGGCCGAGCCGATCACCGCCGAGCAGGCGGAAGCCTGGGGCATGATCTGGCGGGTGATCGACGATGCCGACCTGATGGCCGAGGCGCATCGGCTGGCCGCGCAACTGGCGCAGGCGCCGACCTACGGTCTCGCCTTGATCCGCCGCGCCCTCGACGCCTCGGAGACGAACGACCTCGACCACCAACTCCAGGTCGAGAGCGAGTTGCAGGGCGAGGCCGGGCGCTCGCCGGATTACCGCGAGGGCGTGGCCGCCTTCCTGGAGAAGCGCCCCGCCCGCTTCACCGGGCGCAAGCGGTGA